In Camelus ferus isolate YT-003-E chromosome 10, BCGSAC_Cfer_1.0, whole genome shotgun sequence, the following proteins share a genomic window:
- the POLD4 gene encoding LOW QUALITY PROTEIN: DNA polymerase delta subunit 4 (The sequence of the model RefSeq protein was modified relative to this genomic sequence to represent the inferred CDS: deleted 1 base in 1 codon), with amino-acid sequence MGRKRLITDSYPVVKRRESPAGHSKRELAPELGEEPQPLSVDEAELELLRQFDLAWQYGPCTGITRLQRWHRAEQMGLEPPPEVRQVLCAHPGDPRFQCSLWHLYPL; translated from the exons ATGGGCCGGAAACGGCTCATCACTGACTCCTACCCTGTagtgaagaggagggagagcCCCGCTGGGCACAGCAAGCGGGAGCTGGCACCAGAGCTAG GGGAAGAGCCCCAGCCCCTGAGCGTGGATGAAGCA GAGCTGGAGCTACTGAGGCAGTTTGACCTGGCCTGGCAGTATGGGCCCTGCACAG GGATCACACGGCTGCAGCGCTGGCATCGGGCAGAGCAGATGGGCTTGGAGCCTCCCCCGGAAGTCCGTCAGGTGCTGTGTGCCCACCCTGGAGATCCCCGCTTCCAGTGCAG CCTCTGGCATCTCTATCCCCTTTGA
- the CLCF1 gene encoding cardiotrophin-like cytokine factor 1 isoform X2 produces the protein MSHTEKKKNPKPSEKNLRVGLADGIIKASPEPRLALPLRQPPGEEPRPAGPAPSPMDLRAGDSWGMLACLCTVLWHLPAVPALNRTGDPGPGPSIQKTYDLTRYLEHQLRSLAGTYLNYLGPPFNEPDFNPPRLGAETLPRATVNLDVWRSLNDKLRLTQNYEAYSHLLCYLRGLNRQAATAELRRSLAHFCTSLQGLLGSIAGVMAALGYPLPQPLPGTEPTWAPGPAHSDFLQKMDDFWLLKELQTWLWRSAKDFNRLKKKMQTPAAAVTLHLEAHGF, from the exons aTGTCCcacaccgaaaaaaaaaaaaatccgaaacCGAGCGAAAAAAACCTGCGAGTGGGCCTGGCGGATGGGATTATTAAAGCTTCGCCGGAGCCGCGGCTCGCCCTCCCACTCCGCCAGCCTCCGGGAGAGGAGCCGCGCCCGGCcggcccggcccccagccccatgGACCTCCGAGCAG GGGACTCGTGGGGGATGCTAGCTTGCCTGTGCACTGTGCTCTGGCACCTCCCTGCAGTGCCAGCCCTCAACCGCACAGGGGACCCAGGGCCTGGCCCCTCCATCCAGAAAACCTATGACCTCACCCGCTACCTGGAGCACCAACTCCGCAGCTTGGCTGGGACCTAT CTGAACTACCTGGGCCCCCCTTTCAACGAGCCTGACTTCAACCCACCTCGGCTGGGGGCAGAGACTCTGCCCAGGGCCACTGTCAACCTGGATGTGTGGCGAAGCCTCAACGACAAACTACGGCTGACGCAGAACTACGAGGCCTACAGCCACCTCCTGTGCTACTTGCGTGGCCTCAACCGCCAGGCCGCCACGGCCGAGCTGCGTCGCAGCCTGGCTCACTTCTGCACCAGCCTCCAGGGCCTGCTGGGCAGCATCGCAGGCGTTATGGCAGCGCTCGGCTACCCgctgccccagcctctgcccgGGACCGAGCCCACCtgggcccctggccctgcccacagtGACTTCCTTCAAAAGATGGACGACTTCTGGCTGCTGAAGGAGCTGCAGACCTGGCTCTGGCGCTCAGCCAAGGACTTCAACCGGCTCAAGAAAAAGATGCAGACTCCAGCAGCTGCAGTCACCCTGCACCTGGAGGCCCATGGCTTCTGA
- the CLCF1 gene encoding cardiotrophin-like cytokine factor 1 isoform X1, producing the protein MGLLKLRRSRGSPSHSASLRERSRARPARPPAPWTSEQQLHTALQKPSPQTPNPRGRVPVSSCARPGPPRWGDSWGMLACLCTVLWHLPAVPALNRTGDPGPGPSIQKTYDLTRYLEHQLRSLAGTYLNYLGPPFNEPDFNPPRLGAETLPRATVNLDVWRSLNDKLRLTQNYEAYSHLLCYLRGLNRQAATAELRRSLAHFCTSLQGLLGSIAGVMAALGYPLPQPLPGTEPTWAPGPAHSDFLQKMDDFWLLKELQTWLWRSAKDFNRLKKKMQTPAAAVTLHLEAHGF; encoded by the exons ATGGGATTATTAAAGCTTCGCCGGAGCCGCGGCTCGCCCTCCCACTCCGCCAGCCTCCGGGAGAGGAGCCGCGCCCGGCcggcccggcccccagccccatgGACCTCCGAGCAG CAACTCCACACAGCGCTCCAGAAGCCCTCCCCACAGACTCCCAATCCCAGAGGACGCGTCCCTGTTTCCTCCTGCGCCCGGCCTGGCCCTCCCCGCTGGG GGGACTCGTGGGGGATGCTAGCTTGCCTGTGCACTGTGCTCTGGCACCTCCCTGCAGTGCCAGCCCTCAACCGCACAGGGGACCCAGGGCCTGGCCCCTCCATCCAGAAAACCTATGACCTCACCCGCTACCTGGAGCACCAACTCCGCAGCTTGGCTGGGACCTAT CTGAACTACCTGGGCCCCCCTTTCAACGAGCCTGACTTCAACCCACCTCGGCTGGGGGCAGAGACTCTGCCCAGGGCCACTGTCAACCTGGATGTGTGGCGAAGCCTCAACGACAAACTACGGCTGACGCAGAACTACGAGGCCTACAGCCACCTCCTGTGCTACTTGCGTGGCCTCAACCGCCAGGCCGCCACGGCCGAGCTGCGTCGCAGCCTGGCTCACTTCTGCACCAGCCTCCAGGGCCTGCTGGGCAGCATCGCAGGCGTTATGGCAGCGCTCGGCTACCCgctgccccagcctctgcccgGGACCGAGCCCACCtgggcccctggccctgcccacagtGACTTCCTTCAAAAGATGGACGACTTCTGGCTGCTGAAGGAGCTGCAGACCTGGCTCTGGCGCTCAGCCAAGGACTTCAACCGGCTCAAGAAAAAGATGCAGACTCCAGCAGCTGCAGTCACCCTGCACCTGGAGGCCCATGGCTTCTGA
- the CLCF1 gene encoding cardiotrophin-like cytokine factor 1 isoform X3, which translates to MLPAAGEPAAGDSWGMLACLCTVLWHLPAVPALNRTGDPGPGPSIQKTYDLTRYLEHQLRSLAGTYLNYLGPPFNEPDFNPPRLGAETLPRATVNLDVWRSLNDKLRLTQNYEAYSHLLCYLRGLNRQAATAELRRSLAHFCTSLQGLLGSIAGVMAALGYPLPQPLPGTEPTWAPGPAHSDFLQKMDDFWLLKELQTWLWRSAKDFNRLKKKMQTPAAAVTLHLEAHGF; encoded by the exons ATGCTGCCTGCGGCCGGGGAGCCGGCGGCAG GGGACTCGTGGGGGATGCTAGCTTGCCTGTGCACTGTGCTCTGGCACCTCCCTGCAGTGCCAGCCCTCAACCGCACAGGGGACCCAGGGCCTGGCCCCTCCATCCAGAAAACCTATGACCTCACCCGCTACCTGGAGCACCAACTCCGCAGCTTGGCTGGGACCTAT CTGAACTACCTGGGCCCCCCTTTCAACGAGCCTGACTTCAACCCACCTCGGCTGGGGGCAGAGACTCTGCCCAGGGCCACTGTCAACCTGGATGTGTGGCGAAGCCTCAACGACAAACTACGGCTGACGCAGAACTACGAGGCCTACAGCCACCTCCTGTGCTACTTGCGTGGCCTCAACCGCCAGGCCGCCACGGCCGAGCTGCGTCGCAGCCTGGCTCACTTCTGCACCAGCCTCCAGGGCCTGCTGGGCAGCATCGCAGGCGTTATGGCAGCGCTCGGCTACCCgctgccccagcctctgcccgGGACCGAGCCCACCtgggcccctggccctgcccacagtGACTTCCTTCAAAAGATGGACGACTTCTGGCTGCTGAAGGAGCTGCAGACCTGGCTCTGGCGCTCAGCCAAGGACTTCAACCGGCTCAAGAAAAAGATGCAGACTCCAGCAGCTGCAGTCACCCTGCACCTGGAGGCCCATGGCTTCTGA
- the CLCF1 gene encoding cardiotrophin-like cytokine factor 1 isoform X4, which translates to MLACLCTVLWHLPAVPALNRTGDPGPGPSIQKTYDLTRYLEHQLRSLAGTYLNYLGPPFNEPDFNPPRLGAETLPRATVNLDVWRSLNDKLRLTQNYEAYSHLLCYLRGLNRQAATAELRRSLAHFCTSLQGLLGSIAGVMAALGYPLPQPLPGTEPTWAPGPAHSDFLQKMDDFWLLKELQTWLWRSAKDFNRLKKKMQTPAAAVTLHLEAHGF; encoded by the exons ATGCTAGCTTGCCTGTGCACTGTGCTCTGGCACCTCCCTGCAGTGCCAGCCCTCAACCGCACAGGGGACCCAGGGCCTGGCCCCTCCATCCAGAAAACCTATGACCTCACCCGCTACCTGGAGCACCAACTCCGCAGCTTGGCTGGGACCTAT CTGAACTACCTGGGCCCCCCTTTCAACGAGCCTGACTTCAACCCACCTCGGCTGGGGGCAGAGACTCTGCCCAGGGCCACTGTCAACCTGGATGTGTGGCGAAGCCTCAACGACAAACTACGGCTGACGCAGAACTACGAGGCCTACAGCCACCTCCTGTGCTACTTGCGTGGCCTCAACCGCCAGGCCGCCACGGCCGAGCTGCGTCGCAGCCTGGCTCACTTCTGCACCAGCCTCCAGGGCCTGCTGGGCAGCATCGCAGGCGTTATGGCAGCGCTCGGCTACCCgctgccccagcctctgcccgGGACCGAGCCCACCtgggcccctggccctgcccacagtGACTTCCTTCAAAAGATGGACGACTTCTGGCTGCTGAAGGAGCTGCAGACCTGGCTCTGGCGCTCAGCCAAGGACTTCAACCGGCTCAAGAAAAAGATGCAGACTCCAGCAGCTGCAGTCACCCTGCACCTGGAGGCCCATGGCTTCTGA